Proteins found in one Anabas testudineus chromosome 1, fAnaTes1.2, whole genome shotgun sequence genomic segment:
- the LOC113161811 gene encoding extracellular serine/threonine protein kinase FAM20C-like: MWRMYRRSRTICLFLAFTTIFLHLLLALLSLSTYHQACDTPLSPRTHILRELAHTNYTSVEISGRAALPADTTQRGSSTNDANKDAKGHVQTGSASINMAGGVGCNGASRAESLECGLSKLEALFDHSLYTMPFTHIPEEDWLLKVKPKIKASEKSSQMWVSASQEGYEDMQWNSSSDSHPPWLRFHLGISRWQLYPHRDPNMDALAQQLATHPIVSAVQKSGGTQLKLVMSFPNYGQAMLKPMKQERDDETNYNLYYFSDFERHNAEIAAFHLDRILGYRRVPPVVGRLVDVVKEIKDVTTDRKLARTFFNSPGNAQTLSSNIHAACSKQPCTVCQLIINF, encoded by the exons ATGTGGCGAATGTACCGTCGCTCCAGGACAATCTGTCTGTTCTTGGCCTTCACGACcattttcctccacctcctcctggcgctcctctctctttctactTACCACCAGGCCTGTGACACCCCACTGTCGCCCAGGACACACATCCTGAGAGAACTGGCACATACCAACTACACCTCTGTGGAGATCAGCGGTCGAGCTGCGCTGCCAGCTGATACCACACAAAGAGGTTCTTCCACTAACGATGCCAATAAGGATGCCAAAGGTCATGTGCAAACAGGTTCTGCCTCAATCAACATGGCGGGCGGCGTGGGTTGTAATGGTGCTAGCAGAGCTGAATCCTTGGAGTGTGGGTTGTCAAAGCTGGAGGCGTTGTTTGACCATTCTCTTTACACCATGCCCTTCACACACATCCCCGAGGAAGACTGGCTACTCAAAGTGAAACCAAAGATCAAGGCTAGTGAGAAAAGCTCCCAGATGTG GGTCAGTGCTAGCCAGGAAGGCTACGAGGACATGCAGtggaacagcagcagtgacagccaCCCTCCCTGGCTGCGCTTCCACCTAGGAATCTCCCGCTGGCAGCTCTACCCCCATCGTGACCCTAACATGGACGCACTGGCCCAGCAGCTCGCCACGCATCCTATCGTCAGTGCAG TGCAGAAGTCTGGGGGGACGCAACTGAAGCTGGTGATGTCATTTCCCAACTATGGACAAGCCATGTTGAAACCCATGAA gcaggagagagatgatgaaACCAACTACAACCTCTACTACTTCTCAGACTTTGAGAGACACAATGCAGAAATTGCAGCTTTTCACCTGGACAG GATTTTGGGTTACAGGAGAGTCCCTCCTGTGGTGGGGAGGCTGGTTGATGTGGTCAAGGAGATCAAAGACGTCACTACTGACCGCAAGCTGGCCCGAACCTTTTTTAATTCCCCTGGTAACGCTCAAACACTCTCCTCCAATATTCATGCAGCCTGCTCAAAACAGccttgtactgtatgtcaacTGATTATAAATTTCTAA
- the LOC113161285 gene encoding dynein light chain 4, axonemal, protein MAATGDGKKEEADYKRLHSFPLIRHTDMPEEMRVETMELCVTACEKFATNNESAAKMIKESMDKKFGSSWHVVIGEGFGFEVTHEVKNLLYMFFGGSLAVCVWKCS, encoded by the exons ATGGCTGCGACTGGCGATGGGAAGAAAGAAGAGGCCGACTACAAGAGACTGCACAGCTTTCCTCTGATCAGG CACACAGACATGCCAGAGGAAATGAGGGTTGAGACCATGGAGCTTTGTGTAACAGCCTGTGAAAAGTTTGCCACGAACAATGAG AGTGCGGCGAAGATGATAAAAGAATCCATGGACAAAAAATTTGGCAGCTCGTGGCATGTGGTGATCGGTGAAGGCTTTGGCTTTGAGGTCACACACGAGGTGAAGAACCTGCTCTACATGTTCTTTGGAGGAAGCCTGGCTGTGTGCGTGTGGAAGTGCTCGTAG